The following nucleotide sequence is from Nitrosopumilus adriaticus.
GATCTTATGTAATTCCTGAGTTTGGATTTTTGGCAATGGCTGTTTTGAGTGTTGGACTTTTCTCAACTTTATTCATTGCTAGATCAAAATTTTCTTTTATTAGATAATTATACAATCGTTCAAAAATAATTCATTTTTTAAACGACTTTAAGAAATTAGAGACGACTATTTTTTATTTTTCCTAATGCATATACTATTGATAACTATCTAGTTTGGTGGTCATAACTGAAATAGAGTTCCCCCTCCGTGCAGTTTGAGAACCTGACCACCATATCTTTGACGGTATGGTTATTTTTTTAGAATTGTGTTCTTTTTTAGATTTTTTGTAAATGATGCAATCTTTGACTCTAGTTTGTTTTGAGAAGTTTTCTCTATCAATTTTAGATATGCACTGCCAACAATCACTGCATCTGCGCCTGCATTGATGTATTTTTTTACATCATCAGGCGTTGAAACCCCAAATCCTACCCCTATGGGAATTTTTCCCTTTGTATGTTTTTTGACATCTTTTATTGCCTTTAGTGTATAATTTTTAATTCCTGTTTTGACTCCTGTTGTGCCAAACACTGCTACTAAATACAAAAACCCTGTTGAAACTTTGGAAATTTTTTCAATTCTTCTCTTTGAAGTATTTGGAGAGATTAAAAATATTGTATCTGCATTATTTTTTGCAGCATCAATATACTCTTTTGATTCTTCAACAGACATGTCTGGAAGGATAAATCCATCGATTCCTGCCCTTTTTGCATCTTTGATAAATTTTGAATATCCTTTATGATACAAAATATTCGTATATGTCATTAGTACCAGTGGCGTATCTGTCTCTTTTCTAATTTTTTTAACTAGGGAAAAAAATTTGTTAATCTTTGTTCCTTTATCTAATGAGACAGTACTTGCATTCTGAATTACTGGGCCATCAGCTAATGGATCTGAAAACGGAAATCCTAATTCAATTATGTCAACACCTCCCTTTACCAGTCCTCTAACAGTTAAAATCGTGGCTTTTTCATTTGGGAATCCTGCCATGATGTATGAAATCAGCGCTTTCTGATTTTTCCTCTCTAACTCTGCAAATTTTTCTTTAATCTTTGACATTTTTATTCAAATAATTTTGTACTTCTTCTACGTCTTTGTCTCCTCTTCCAGAAAGCGTCACTACGATAGACTCTGATTTCTTTCCTTTCTTTGCAACTTTGATTGCCTCAGCAATTGCATGAGCTGATTCAAGAGCTGGAATAATCCCCTCTGTCCTTGTAAGCAAAAGGAATGCATCAATTACTTCTACATCTGTTGCTGAGTGGTATTTTATTCTCTTTGTATCCTTATAGTATGAATGCTCAGGGCCGACACCTGGATAGTCCAATCCTGCAGAAATGCTATGTGTTTCAGTAATCTGTCCTTCCTCATCTTGAAGAAGATATGTCATCATTCCATGCAGAACTCCTTTGGAGCCTGCAGAAAGTGTAGCTGAATGCATTTTTGATTTTAGCCCTTGTCCTGCTGCCTCCACTCCGATTATTTCGGCATTGGTATCTACTAGTGGATAGAATGTTCCTATTGCATTGGAGCCTCCTCCAACACATGCAATAACACTATCGGGTGCTTTGTTGTTGATTTTTTTCATCTGTACTTTTATTTCCTCCCCAATCACACTTTGAAAATCTCTTACCATGACAGGATAAGGATGTGGACCCACAGCTGAACCAAGAAGATAATATGTTGTCTCTACATTTGTAATCCAATCTCGAATTGCTTCATTAATTGCATCTTTGAGAGTCTTTGAACCTGATTTTACTGGATGCACTTTTGCTCCAAGTAAATCCATTCTAAAAACATTAAGCTTTTGTCTTATCGTATCCTTGTATCCCATGTATACTTCAGCTTTCATACCCAAAGCTGCACATGCCATTGCAGTTGCTACACCATGTTGCCCTGCACCTGTTTCTGCAATGATTCTTTTTTTGTTCATTTTTTTTGCAAGTAATGCTTGCCCTAGTGTATTGTTAATTTTATGAGCCCCTCCGTGTAGTAGGTCTTCTCGCTTTAGATAGATTTTAGCTCCTCCAAGTTTTTCTGATAAATTTTTTGCATAGTATAACGGAGTAGGGCGTCCTGCATACACTTTTAGATAATAGTCTAGTTCTTTTTTGAAATTTTTATCATTTTTGAACTTAAGATAATTCTCCTCTAATTCTTCAATTGCAGGAACGAGTGTCTCTGGAATGTATTTTCCGCCAAACTCTCCAAATCTGCCATTCTTAGGATATTTCAATATGCATTCACCAATTTTTTTACCTGTTCTTGAATGTTGTCGCTTTTCATTATACTAGAACCAATCAGAAATGCATCTGCGCCTAATTTTTTTAGGTAATTGATATCTTCTGGTGTCTCAATTCCGCTCTCTGATAGAATGACTCTTGTTTTTTCATATCCTTCAAGGACTTTTTCTGTGGTCTTAAGATCAATTTCTAGCGTATCTAGATTTCTGTTATTGATTCCAATAATGTCAGCTTCTGTCTTTAGTGCATTTTTAAATTCTTCTTTAGTGTGAACCTCCAGGAGAATTTCGAGTCCTTGCTTGTGCCCATAACTGATAAAATCATCGATATCTTTGAGGAATTTTTGATCAAATAGTGACTGTATTACCAGCATATAGTCGGCTCCTATCTTCTTTGCAGCATCAATCTGAACTTTATCAATCATGATGTCTTTCATTAGTAAGGGTACATCGACTGCTTGTCTTACCTTCATAAAATATTCTGGTGAGCCATTAAACAGATGCGGTTGAGTCAAAATTGATAATGCTTTTGCCCCACCCGCAATCATTTGACTTGCAATACTTACAGGATCTGATGTTGTTCTGATCTTTCCAAGTGAAGGTGATGCAAATTTTATTTCTGTTAAAAGCGTTGCATGTTGATTCGTCTTAATGATTTGTACAAAGTCTTTGTTAGATTTTTGCAAATCTGCATCAATCTCATACACTCCATCATTAATTGCCATTTGAGAGTTGTTTACGAGTTTTCTTAGAATGTTTTCTGCCATTATATCATCTCTTTTAATTTTGAAATATCTCCAGTGTCTGCAACAAATTTCTCTAATAATGAAAATGCTTTACCATCTTTAATTGTGTCTAATGCAATCGGTACTCCTTCTTCAAAATTATCTGCAATATTTGCAACAATCAAACCTCCTGCTGCATTAAGTGCGGTAGTCTCAATCATTGCTTGATTTGCAGTATTGTTTAAAACTCCCACAAATGATTTTATTGCATCCTCTCTAGTTTTAATTTGAATATCTTCTAGTTTTGATTTATGCAGACCTACAACTTCAGGATCAATTGCATTCATCAGAACTTTGTCATCTCTTAAAATGCATACGCGATTAACTGCACTGGTTGAGAATTCATCCATCCCGTCATCTGAGCGTACTGTCATAATGTTTTCTGCACCCTTTCTTTTTAGAATTGCAGGTAATCTGTCAAGAAACTCTGTTGAAAAAACTCCCACAAGCTGATTTTTTACTCCAGCTGGATTTGAAAGTGGCCCAAGTAAATTAAATGCAGTTCTTCTTCCTAACTGCTTTCTTGCATTTGATACGTACTTCATTGCAGGGTGAAATTTTTGTGCAAACATAAAGCAGATGTTGTGCTTTAGCAATATTTCTGAAATTTGTGCAGGATCTAGGCTCAAATCATACCCAAAATATTCAAAAATATCTGCACTTCCTGAAACTCCTGAGCTTGAGCGATTTCCGTGCTTTGCAACAATTCCTCCTGCAGCAGCTACTACAAATGATGCAGTGGTTGATACATTAAATGTCTGGAGTTTATCCCCTCCGGTGCCGCACATGTCAATTACAGTTCCTTTGTTTTTTGTATCTACTTTTAGCGAGTACTCTTGCATTTTATCTAGCATCCCCAATAACTCATCGTCTGTCTCTCCTTTTTGTGCAAGATTTGATAGAAACTCTGCATTTTGCTCATCATTTGTTTTCCCTGATAGAATGTCGGTCATGACAGAGTTCATTTGATCATAAGTCAGATCTGTCTTTTGTTGCAGTTTTGCAATAATCTCTGAAATCATTTCTTTTCTCCTGATTTTGGTTTTCGTTTAATTTCTTCAATAACTGTATCTAAGAATATCTGTGTGTCTTTTGGAATTTTCTCAAACTCTTCTTCTGAAAAACTCTCATAAAATACCCAGTCATCAAATTTTTTCATATAGTTTTGAAAATCAAATGGAATGTTGTTTTCTTTTGATGAGTCCTCTATTCCTTTTCCAACAGAGTATACAAATATCAGTGCCTCTCTGGGGTTTTCTTTTAGATATTCTCCAATGGTGTAAGGCTTTGGATTGTCAGAAATCACTCTTTTGTATAATATTGATTTTTCAATATTTTGCATTGTAGACTCTATTGTAAATGTCAAAAAATTATCTAATCCCTCTATCTCTTTTTTTAATTCAAATGAATTTAATTTTGTATTTTTTTTAACGCATTGCTCTACTAACATATGAATAAAATCATCTGGAATGCTTTCATCTGAATAGTATTTTGTAAATCCGTACACTGAAACTAGTTTTTCTCTGTCTGAAAGCAATTCAGTCATGATGATTCATCTCCTAGGCTCATTTTGAGCCTGATTTTCTCTCCTTTACTTGATTTATGAAGTTCTCTAGAATCTTTTTTCCGTCTTCAGTCATTATGGATTCTGGATGGAATTGAACTCCTTGAATGAGATATTTTTTGTGACTAATCCCCATAACTTCTCCATCATCCTCAGCTGTTGCTGTAACTTGCAAAATATCTGGAATAATTGTTTTGTCTCCAACTAAACTATGGTATCTTGTTGCCCTAAATGGATTCTTTACATTTTGGAATAACTCTGAATTTGAATGCTTTACCGGGCTAGTCTTTCCATGTCGAACACATCCTGCATTGGTTACTTTGCCGCCAAACGCATGAATAATTCCTTGGTGTCCTAGACATACTCCAAGAATTGGTGTTGTGGGCCCAATCTCTTTTATGACATCTGAGCATACTCCAAAATATTTTTTTTCCTCGGGAGTTCCAGGCCCTGGAGAAATTATTATTCCGTCATAGTTGTTATGTTTTATCTGCTCTAAAGTAATTTTGTCATTTCTAATCACTTTGCTTTCCACTCCCAATTCCCCTAGATACTGTGCAATGTTGTATACAAATGAATCATAATTGTCGATAATTAGAAATTTCATTTTGATGCCTCCTTTAATGCTTGAAGCATCGCCCCAGCTTTGTGTTCTGTTTCTTTGAATTCATTTTCTGCAATTGAATCTGAAACAATTCCTGCACCTGATTGTACAAATCCGTCATCACCGTCGATGAATATACTTCTAATTGCAATCGCAAAATCACAGCATCCATTGTATGAGAAATATCCCACGGCACCTGCATATGGCCCTCTGGCTTCTGTCTCCAACTCATCAATTATCTGCATTGCGCGAACCTTGGGGGCACCTGACACTGTCCCTGCAGGAAATACTGCTTGAAACGCATCAAACATGTCGTTTTCAGGAGCCAAATTTCCAACTACATGACTAACTATGTGCTGGACATGACTGAATCGTTTTATCTGCATTAATGATTCTGGATGAACACTTCCATACTTGCAAACTCGACCTATGTCATTTCTGCCTAAATCAACTAACATAGTATGCTCTGCCAATTCTTTTTCATCATTAATTAATTCCTCTTCTAGTTGTTTGTTTTTTTCTTCATCATCAGTAATTTTTCTTGTTCCTGCAATTGGAAATGTTTCGACTTTGTCATTTGTAATTCTAACAAGCATTTCCGGTGATGCACCAATGATTGTTTTTGTTCCTTGTTTTAAATGATACATGTATGGTGAAGGATTTAGTTTTCGTAAAGTTTTGTATAGTGTTAGATTATCCCCTTGATTTTTGAATGCAAATTTTCTAGATAATACTACCTGAAATATGTCTCCATCGTGAATGTATTTTTTTGCTTTGTTTACAATCTCTGAAAAAGTTGCTTTATCCATGTTCGGTGTTACTTCACTGGAGTGATACTCGCCAAACGTGTCATCATTCATTCTTAATTTATCAAATCTATTTTCATCATGATAAAAATAGAATAATTTCTTGTGTAAATTATCATAGAGTATGCCATCATCATAAATTCCAAACTCCATTAGTGGTTGTTTTGAATTGTGCGAATCTGCAATGTCTTCAACTAATCTTATTGCATCATAGTTTACCACGCCCACTGCTCCGCCTAAATATCGATAACTTTGATCATCTGATTTTCCTAAGAGTTTTTTTAGTTCTGAGAACGGGTCTGTAGTTTGAATGGTTTGGGTTTTACCATCTGAAATTATCTCTACCTTGTCTGAATACCCTTTAAGGATAATTTTTGGATCAAATCCCATCACAGATGTCTCAGCTAAAACTTCTGGTCCTGTCAATGACTCGAAGAGAAATGAATGTGAATAGTTTCTTGATATTTTATTATAAATTTGAAATTGGTTTTCAGATAAATCTAGGGGTATTACTTTTGCTTGAGCATTTCCAAAGGTGTCCACCCATAAACAAAATTCCAGTTCTTTATTATTTAAATTGATGAGTGGGTTTTGATGTCGTAGTTTTTGTTTAAAATTATTAATTTCTCAGGCATGATTACATTACCGTATGGTACGGTACCTTTATATCATATTTGATCGTATCAAAATTACCATGCAGGGGGTAAATCAGACTATGATGCATAATATGCAAAGTCTATCAAAATCACAAACATCTGTTTCAAAAATAGAGTGCTATGTATGTGGTAAGGGATTAGAAGATGGTCATTGCATTACTGCCAAGACGTTGCCTAATGGAACAGTTCTATTTTGTGATGTTCATTATTCGTTACAATAGGTGATAGTAATTTATTTTATGTTCTATTTTTTCAAAAATTTAATCAATCAACACTTTTTTTAGAAATCATATTCCCAAATGTTATTAGTATTTTACATGACTCATGATATCGTGTATCGATGATCATATTACAATTAGTGCAGCTACGTAAGGATGGTCTCCTACAAAAGATGCATACTGATATTGGAACAAGTGCTCCATCACATCTGCTACACGCATAAAAAATGCTCTTTGAGAGAATAACGTCATCCTTTGAATTTATGGACTGGTTTTGAGAAATGTTGGGGATATGTTTCTCATCATTGTAACGATTTTTGATAACACTTGTTTCTCTCAAAGAACTCATGAATTTATTTGGTAAATTTTGTTATATGAGAATTACCTTCATGCTGTGGCATGCCATATGCTATAGTAAAACTAGTTTCTGGTATTGAAATAGTATCATTGGAATGTTTTTCTGACTTTGAGTGATTTTTCCTTTCCGCTATCCCAGGATAATTTTATTGAATCAACATTTCCCGATGAAATTTCTGTCCAAAAGTCAGCGCACTGTTTTGACAATAGTTTTTTTGGCAATATGATTAAAGATTTTTCAGAATTTGATTGGAATAATATTTTGTTTTTTGATTTTTCCTCTTCATTGCAAACATGGTATTTTAAAAGATGATATTTCTCTCCAATTGATTTGTTATATGTCAGTTCAAATGATATGTTATTGTTTTGAGAAACTTTGATTATTGGTGGGGTAAAGTAAAGTTCAGAATTTGAATCTTTGAATAACTTTATGCAACTATCTATGATTCTGTTATTTTTGTACCTCTCTTTGTACATAACTTCTCCAAGTTTAATATAGTTGGAAAGATGATTTTTGCATCTAATTTCAGTAATGGTGGGCTTTTCCCCAAATGCTTCAGCCAAAAGATTTGGCATGATAATAGATGACATTAACATTAATCCTAAAACCATGCCCTTGCCCTTCAAACAAGCCATCCCAAAAACATCCAAAATTATTGTTATTTATCCAAAGATTTTGGACTGTGGCATGCCTAGAACCCCTATTTTTGCTAATCTTGCTTGGATGCTGTTCTAGTTTGGGTTATTTTTTTCCATGTAGTAGTAAAGTCAAAAATCTATTTGTCTATAGCGGAATTACTGTGGCATGCCTTTTTTTGCATAAATTAGTGATGTTTAAATTAATATCTAATTGATCCTGGCTAGTTAATCTCTTGAAAATCTCTTTGCTAATAATTGCAGTAATGTTTGCAATATCACTTACTTTCACAATAACTGGAATGGTTTCATTTGATTTGACAGTACAGGAAAGCAAGGAATTGTTGGGTTCAAGAAATGAAGGATTTGCATTTAATTTAATTCAAAATTTAGACAGACACATAGAAAACAGGTTAATTGATTTTCAGGAATTAACAAAGACTGAATTAATTCGAACCACACTGACTGAATCAAATAAAGAATTTGAAAGAATTGAAAATATCAAAGCATATTTGCAACTAAAGGAGCAAGAGATAGAGTTTACCGAAAGTAATCCTTTCATTGGAGGCATTTCAGATGTTGCACTGACAAGAGATCTCTTGGAAACTATTGAATTCTATCGAGATGAATATGGTTATGAAGTAGTAGAAGAACTATTTGTTACAAATGCATATGGGGCAAATGTTGCACTGGCAACTGGGACATCAGACTATTCTCAAAGTGATGAAGAATGGTGGCAGCAAACAAAAGAGACAGGAAAATATGTTGGGAAAATTAAATTTGATGAAAACTATCAAAACTATTCCATAGAATTTGCATACAGTATATTTGATGATGATGAGAATTTCATTGGAATTTTAAAACTTTTAGTGACACTTGATGTATTGCTAAATGATTTTGTTCAAGAAACTGATCTTCTGACCATTTCTGGCAGGGATGTTTTGCTATTAGATAATGACGGTACACAAATTTTTGCAAATCAAGAAATCTCATTGAATAACTCTCCTGTGTTCTTTTTCCCAACCCTGCAAAAGGGAAATGATGTTGGATTTTTTGAATTAGATGACGAGATAGATGACTTTCGTTTGATCTCTTATGCACAATCAACTGGGTATAGAACTTTTGAGGGATTTGGATGGTTTGTTGTAATTGAGCAAAACAGCTCATCAATTGTTAATGAATTTGTAGGCTTGCGCAATTCCATAATTGGCGTATCAATTTTAGGCATGATTGCATCAATTATTGGCGGATTTTTGATATCAAGCAATGTCTCCTCTCCGCTAAAGCAACTGGCAATTATTGCTGATTCGATTTCAAAAGGTGATTTTAAAATTAAAACCAAACCTTCCAAAATTGATGAAATCAACACCATTGGAAAATCATTTGATGATATGGCAAAAAATTTGCAAAAATTAATTAGAACAGAAAAAGAGTTGGCCGAAGCAAATGTCAAATTAAAAAATGAGAGACTGGCAGCAATTGGAGAAGTGTCAGCAAGTATGGCTCATAACATAAAAAACCCGTTGGCAACTGTTAAAAGTTCAGCTGAAATTTTACAAAAAAACTCAAAACATGATGGTGAATTAAATGGTGTCATTGAACGAATGAATCGCTCCATTGATACTATATCGCATCAAATTAACGATGTGCTAAACTATGTACGAGTGACTCCATTAGATGTAAAATTAATCTCAATCACTGAATTGATACAATCTGCAAAAAATTCTATTGAGATTCCTGATAATGTTTCATTTGTAATTCCTCAATCTGAAATTAAAATAAATGCCGATGTTGAAAAATTAGAGATTGTTTTTATTAATATATTCTTAAATGCAATTCAGGCATTAGGAAAAGATCATGGCAGTATATCCTGTACTATCGAGCAAAAAAATTCAACTGCAATTATTAAAATTCAAAATTCTGGACCTGATATTCCTGAAGATGTCTTGTCTCATATTTTTCAGCCTCTTGTGACCTCAAAGCAAAAGGGAACTGGTTTGGGTCTATCCACATGTAAAAATATCATTGAGCAACATAAGGGTACTATTACTGCTCAAAACAATCCCACCTGCTTTATCATTACACTACCCTTATCGTTGAATTAATCTATGAATGATTTTTCCGAAAGTTTTATCATGCTGATTTTTTAGTTTGATGTGTGTCACAGAAAAAAACCATACTGCTTGTAGATGATGATATTGATCTATTGGAAAATACGTCTTACATGGTAAAGAGTATGGGCTATGATGTCGTCACGGCCGAAGATGGCCTGGATGCAGTATCAAAATACAAAGAAATCTCACCAAATCTGACAATTATGGACATAAAGATGCCTAAAATGGATGGTTTTGATGCATTTTTT
It contains:
- the trpA gene encoding tryptophan synthase subunit alpha; translation: MSKIKEKFAELERKNQKALISYIMAGFPNEKATILTVRGLVKGGVDIIELGFPFSDPLADGPVIQNASTVSLDKGTKINKFFSLVKKIRKETDTPLVLMTYTNILYHKGYSKFIKDAKRAGIDGFILPDMSVEESKEYIDAAKNNADTIFLISPNTSKRRIEKISKVSTGFLYLVAVFGTTGVKTGIKNYTLKAIKDVKKHTKGKIPIGVGFGVSTPDDVKKYINAGADAVIVGSAYLKLIEKTSQNKLESKIASFTKNLKKNTILKK
- the trpB gene encoding tryptophan synthase subunit beta; translated protein: MKYPKNGRFGEFGGKYIPETLVPAIEELEENYLKFKNDKNFKKELDYYLKVYAGRPTPLYYAKNLSEKLGGAKIYLKREDLLHGGAHKINNTLGQALLAKKMNKKRIIAETGAGQHGVATAMACAALGMKAEVYMGYKDTIRQKLNVFRMDLLGAKVHPVKSGSKTLKDAINEAIRDWITNVETTYYLLGSAVGPHPYPVMVRDFQSVIGEEIKVQMKKINNKAPDSVIACVGGGSNAIGTFYPLVDTNAEIIGVEAAGQGLKSKMHSATLSAGSKGVLHGMMTYLLQDEEGQITETHSISAGLDYPGVGPEHSYYKDTKRIKYHSATDVEVIDAFLLLTRTEGIIPALESAHAIAEAIKVAKKGKKSESIVVTLSGRGDKDVEEVQNYLNKNVKD
- a CDS encoding indole-3-glycerol phosphate synthase TrpC, whose protein sequence is MAENILRKLVNNSQMAINDGVYEIDADLQKSNKDFVQIIKTNQHATLLTEIKFASPSLGKIRTTSDPVSIASQMIAGGAKALSILTQPHLFNGSPEYFMKVRQAVDVPLLMKDIMIDKVQIDAAKKIGADYMLVIQSLFDQKFLKDIDDFISYGHKQGLEILLEVHTKEEFKNALKTEADIIGINNRNLDTLEIDLKTTEKVLEGYEKTRVILSESGIETPEDINYLKKLGADAFLIGSSIMKSDNIQEQVKKLVNAY
- the trpD gene encoding anthranilate phosphoribosyltransferase, whose product is MISEIIAKLQQKTDLTYDQMNSVMTDILSGKTNDEQNAEFLSNLAQKGETDDELLGMLDKMQEYSLKVDTKNKGTVIDMCGTGGDKLQTFNVSTTASFVVAAAGGIVAKHGNRSSSGVSGSADIFEYFGYDLSLDPAQISEILLKHNICFMFAQKFHPAMKYVSNARKQLGRRTAFNLLGPLSNPAGVKNQLVGVFSTEFLDRLPAILKRKGAENIMTVRSDDGMDEFSTSAVNRVCILRDDKVLMNAIDPEVVGLHKSKLEDIQIKTREDAIKSFVGVLNNTANQAMIETTALNAAGGLIVANIADNFEEGVPIALDTIKDGKAFSLLEKFVADTGDISKLKEMI
- a CDS encoding anthranilate synthase component II, which gives rise to MKFLIIDNYDSFVYNIAQYLGELGVESKVIRNDKITLEQIKHNNYDGIIISPGPGTPEEKKYFGVCSDVIKEIGPTTPILGVCLGHQGIIHAFGGKVTNAGCVRHGKTSPVKHSNSELFQNVKNPFRATRYHSLVGDKTIIPDILQVTATAEDDGEVMGISHKKYLIQGVQFHPESIMTEDGKKILENFINQVKERKSGSK
- a CDS encoding anthranilate synthase component I family protein codes for the protein MDTFGNAQAKVIPLDLSENQFQIYNKISRNYSHSFLFESLTGPEVLAETSVMGFDPKIILKGYSDKVEIISDGKTQTIQTTDPFSELKKLLGKSDDQSYRYLGGAVGVVNYDAIRLVEDIADSHNSKQPLMEFGIYDDGILYDNLHKKLFYFYHDENRFDKLRMNDDTFGEYHSSEVTPNMDKATFSEIVNKAKKYIHDGDIFQVVLSRKFAFKNQGDNLTLYKTLRKLNPSPYMYHLKQGTKTIIGASPEMLVRITNDKVETFPIAGTRKITDDEEKNKQLEEELINDEKELAEHTMLVDLGRNDIGRVCKYGSVHPESLMQIKRFSHVQHIVSHVVGNLAPENDMFDAFQAVFPAGTVSGAPKVRAMQIIDELETEARGPYAGAVGYFSYNGCCDFAIAIRSIFIDGDDGFVQSGAGIVSDSIAENEFKETEHKAGAMLQALKEASK
- a CDS encoding sensor histidine kinase, translating into MLIIAVMFAISLTFTITGMVSFDLTVQESKELLGSRNEGFAFNLIQNLDRHIENRLIDFQELTKTELIRTTLTESNKEFERIENIKAYLQLKEQEIEFTESNPFIGGISDVALTRDLLETIEFYRDEYGYEVVEELFVTNAYGANVALATGTSDYSQSDEEWWQQTKETGKYVGKIKFDENYQNYSIEFAYSIFDDDENFIGILKLLVTLDVLLNDFVQETDLLTISGRDVLLLDNDGTQIFANQEISLNNSPVFFFPTLQKGNDVGFFELDDEIDDFRLISYAQSTGYRTFEGFGWFVVIEQNSSSIVNEFVGLRNSIIGVSILGMIASIIGGFLISSNVSSPLKQLAIIADSISKGDFKIKTKPSKIDEINTIGKSFDDMAKNLQKLIRTEKELAEANVKLKNERLAAIGEVSASMAHNIKNPLATVKSSAEILQKNSKHDGELNGVIERMNRSIDTISHQINDVLNYVRVTPLDVKLISITELIQSAKNSIEIPDNVSFVIPQSEIKINADVEKLEIVFINIFLNAIQALGKDHGSISCTIEQKNSTAIIKIQNSGPDIPEDVLSHIFQPLVTSKQKGTGLGLSTCKNIIEQHKGTITAQNNPTCFIITLPLSLN
- a CDS encoding response regulator gives rise to the protein MSQKKTILLVDDDIDLLENTSYMVKSMGYDVVTAEDGLDAVSKYKEISPNLTIMDIKMPKMDGFDAFFKIKQFDPDANVVLITAFSMDEKKHLKAKSMFLLGTIHKPYSFEQLEEIVLKYA